One window from the genome of Andrena cerasifolii isolate SP2316 chromosome 3, iyAndCera1_principal, whole genome shotgun sequence encodes:
- the LOC143367227 gene encoding uncharacterized protein LOC143367227 — protein sequence MPHFYAHCIRSITNICRVGPKFINNLGYVKSLQSNEEYYKFGLSTLHCWIRFMEYLLHVAYNLDFKKGSARTDKEKHLKKLRKQSIQNSLKCNLSLHVDIVKQGFGTTNTGNVARFFFAQAKAVAKYTGLDEHLIQRLYNILQVLTCGRMIDCSKFKTYCFDTADICVELYEWYKMPQSLHKILIRGSDIIKSFDLPFGWLSEEPQEGNNKIFRKARAKHSRMCNRQMSNKDILHYLLISSDPLISSLRLKEDKKVKPLTVDAEEMLL from the exons atgccgcacttttatgcgcactgtatccGAAG cataacTAATATTTGTCGAGTTGGacctaaatttataaataatctgGGTTATGTGAAAAGTCTTCAAAGTAATGAAGAATATTACAAATTCGGCCTTTCTACACTCCACTGTTGGATCCGTTTCATGGAATATCTATTACACGTAGCGTATAATCTTGATTTCAAAAAAGGTTCAGCAAGGACAGACAAAGAAAaacatttgaagaaattaaggaaacagagtatacaaaattctttaaaatgtaATCTTTCATTACACGTAGATATTGTTAAGCAAGGTTTTGGAACAACCAACACTGGTAATGTTGCTCGTTTCTTTTTTGCCCAAGCCAAAGCCGTTGCGAAATATACTGGTTTAGATGAACATTTGATCCAAAGATTGTATAATATTTTGCAAGTTTTAACTTGTGGTAGAATGATCGATTGtagtaaatttaaaacatattgcTTCGATACTGCAGATATTTGTGTGGAATTGTATGAATGGTATAAAATGCCACAATCCCTTCATAAAATTCTTATTCGTGGAAGCGACATTATTAAATCATTTGATTTACCGTTTGGCTGGCTATCAGAAGAGCCACaagaaggaaataataaaatttttcgtaaAGCACGAGCTAAACATAGCAGAATGTGCAACAGGCAAATGAgtaacaaagatattttacattaTCTCTTGATCTCGTCAGATCCCTTAATTAGCTCTCTCAGActgaaagaagataaaaaagttaagcccttaacggttgatgctgaagaaatgttattataa